Below is a genomic region from Bacteroidota bacterium.
GTGTGTTATTTTTTGAAACAGCCGAACGTGCATTGAAACTCGGCTACAATTGGGGCGAAGCAAGTTGGGTACTCGAAGACAACGTGATGATGAACCGCAATGCCGAAACAATGAATTCAGTCCGTTACAAAACTTATAGAATTTATGAATGTAATACTTAGGAAGGAATATTTATGCCTATAAAAAAATCGGGAACGATTTGGATGAACGGAAAATTTGTAAAGTGGGACAATGCAACAATTCACGTACTGTCTCATGTTGTGCATTATGGTTCGAGCTGGTTCGAGGGTATCCGCTGCTACGATACTAAAAAAGGGTCGGCAATTTTTCAATTACGTCCACACCTCGAGCGCCTGTATGATTCAACAAAAATTTATCATACAAAAATTCCATACACCATCGAAATATTAGAAGAAGTTACAATAAAACTAATCAAAAATAACAAATTAAAAAGCTGTTATATCCGCCCTGTTGTTTATCGCGGTTACGGGGAGATGGGATTGAACCCGTTAAAAAATCCTGTAGAAGTAGCAATAGCAGTTTGGGAATGGAGTTCCTATTTAGGCGATGAGTCGTTAGAAACCGGTGTTAAAGCCTGTATATCGTCGTGGCAGCGGTTGGCACCAAATACAATCCCGACTATGTCGAAAGCTGGAGGGAATTATTTAAGTTCACAGTTGATAAAAATTGAAGCCCTCGAAAACGGTTTTGCTGAAGGTATTGCACTCGATGCATACGGTAATGTAAGCGAAGGGAGCGGCGAAAATATTTTCTTAGTTAAAAACGGAAAAGTTTATACCCCATCAATCGCCGATGCAATTTTACCTGGAATAACGCGCGCAAGTGTTATCCAAATTTTGAAAGATGAAGGTATCGAAATCATCGAAACGACAATCCCACGTGAGTTTTTAATGATTGCTAACGAAGTTTTCGTAACCGGCACAGCCGCCGAGATAACACCTGTTTGCTGTATCAACCACCAAACAGTTGACCACGGCAAACCCGGAAAAATTACACGTTTAGTGCAGGAAAAATATTTTGATATTATTAAAAACGGAAATGATC
It encodes:
- a CDS encoding branched-chain amino acid transaminase, whose amino-acid sequence is MPIKKSGTIWMNGKFVKWDNATIHVLSHVVHYGSSWFEGIRCYDTKKGSAIFQLRPHLERLYDSTKIYHTKIPYTIEILEEVTIKLIKNNKLKSCYIRPVVYRGYGEMGLNPLKNPVEVAIAVWEWSSYLGDESLETGVKACISSWQRLAPNTIPTMSKAGGNYLSSQLIKIEALENGFAEGIALDAYGNVSEGSGENIFLVKNGKVYTPSIADAILPGITRASVIQILKDEGIEIIETTIPREFLMIANEVFVTGTAAEITPVCCINHQTVDHGKPGKITRLVQEKYFDIIKNGNDPHGWLTFIK